The Triticum aestivum cultivar Chinese Spring chromosome 6D, IWGSC CS RefSeq v2.1, whole genome shotgun sequence genomic sequence TCTGTATCAATCCTTCTGTTTCTAATGACCTCACATTCATTTATTTATGCTGGTACTTAAATTCTGGCATCTTGTTATTGATTTGTGTGAATATTGTGAGTTCCATTGCCAAGCAGACATCCCTTGATGCAATTCAAGCTTTGCATACAAAGTACTTATAATTTttattctttttgttctcattCCTCTGGTAGTTCTTTGATAGCAAAGTGCACTGCTGTCAGTTTACTCTTAACTCTAAAGTTCAAACCATCTAAATTTTGGATGAGCAAGTCTTTTCTGAGATTCATGGTCAGACATGATCCTTCTACCCTTCTCGTTCTTAtccctttttgttttctgttgttttactTGAAAACGAGGGATGCTACAACTATAAGACATCATTTCTTGTTTCATGCTATTTATTAGCCTGATTTCTTAATCTGATATAAACTTGATGTCTCTTGATTCTTTTACATATTATGCTCACCAAGAGCATATCTAGTAAGTCTGGACTCTGGAGTACATTTACAGAACTTGATTTTTCTTTCCATGCTTCTAAGCAAGCTTCGTGAAAAGAGTCAGATTGTAAGGACTTTTGTAGTTTCAGGTGATGATAGCTCGAAACCCTCAGAAGCTACTCAGGTGGCTGATGTCAAAGCTAAAAGGCTCTTTGTTACAGGTAAAGGGCATccgatatactccctccatcccaaaataagtgactcaactttacactaactttgtactaaagttagtacaaaattgagtcacttattttgggacggagggaatattaTCTATGTATTTAGCTTGTTTGTTTGATCACTTAAACCTTACACATGGACGATGCCCTCTGCCTTGTTCTGAAGTAGTCTTTTGTGTCTTTTCTTTCAAAGGGAAGTTCAATCAATCAGTAAATTGTATGTCCAATTTTCTGTACTGTAGAAATATAAGTAGTGTAGATCAGACAATTCGACCCTATTTGAGATTTAGTGTTGATATTTAAAAGTGCTAAGCGCCACTTTTCATTCAATATAAAGCAAAGCTAGATTGGAACAAGTGAGTTTTGGACATGCGCTGAGATCACAAACTTCTGTTGCTCCTGTTTGTAACACAAATAACAGTTAAACATAATAAGTATATACAGTGGTAGAAAATCAGTTATATTTTGATTTCGGTGTCACTAATTTGGTCTAGTATGACAGGGCTTTCATTTTATACATCTGAGAAAACTCTGAGGGAAGCCTTTGAGCCATTTGGCGAGCTGGTTGAAGGTTTGTGATACTATCAAGAAATGTTTGTGCCTAGCCATTACCCATTTTTTGGATACTGAATATCAAGGAACTACTTTATTGCAGTCAAGATAATAATGGACAGGATatcaaaaagatcaaaagggtATGCCTTCAtagaatacaccacagaagaagctggtggtgcagctctgaagGCAATGAATGGAGAGGTAGCTGACAAAATTCTGTTTTCGGATAGCCTTTAATAATCCTCcttccgtctggaaatacttgtcggagaaatggatgcatctagatgtattttcgttctagatacatccatttttatccatttctgcgacaagtaattccggacggagggagtatgatttatCTATTAAGCTTACGTCTATAATTCTATGTGCAGATAATAAATGGCTGGATGATAGTTGTTGACATTGCTAAAACCAAATCAAGAGACCAAAAGACCCCGTTTGGCACTTCTAGTTTTCGGCCACGTTTTCACTCTAGATGAAGCTCTCGTTTACACAATTTGACAGCTAGATATTAGAGATTAAGTGACTAGTAGCAGGTTTGATGCCACAGTTTCTTGATCCGAGCCTGTATTTTCATGTGAAATGCTTTTGTGATAGTTGAGGGAGATGATAGTGACTTCCCTTTAGTACGAGGTGCTCTCCAAGAAGATATGTAGATAGAGTTCAATTGTAAAAGTACCTGATATTTACCAAAGCAATATGATAACTTCAGTTACTGCATTGTCCATATCATCATGAGCAGACATCTCATGTGATGTATTTCTATTGATAAATAAATGTAATCTTCCAAAAACATATGATACATTCAATATAAACAGCACTAACTTCCTGAATCAAACTTCAGGAAGATCAAATGTTTCAGGTTCTGATCCTGCTGCTATCGAATTAAGTTTCAAGTCTTCCAACATATGATAAGTTTCTCGCGACCAATTAACGAGAGAGTGATGCCCATCAGAGGGACAATTCCAACGTCGGCCTGGTATATATGGTGGATGAAATGGCAAAAAGTTCATGCAGAGACCAAAAACGAGCACCTGGTGTAGGGCGTCGGAAGGCTATGTTGCTGTCAATATTGATGCTAAATACAGCATGATATAAACTTGGGATCAGGAGCTTCGGGGGTGGTGATCAGAGATGACAAGGGACGGTTTTTGGCGGCAAAGGTCATCCCTTTCGCTCTTGATGCTGCTTCAGCGGAAGCCCAGCCGGTCCTTGATGGCATACATCTAGCTAATCGTGCCCCTCAACTTCAATCCTGTTGCAACCTACTGATCGTGCTACAGATCAATCTGTATCTGTAAGCTAATAGTAGTAGCACTAGTTAGGCGCAGTGTTCACGTCAGATATTCCAGATGGAAGTCGCAGAACCATCTATATATCTCAACAAAGCCAACTTCTATTATAACGTGTGTTGAAATGGAGACGACCGGTAGCAAGATGCTGAAGCCGGTGCACTCGGCGCCGCACCCGCTCGCAGGCGAGATGGTCCCGCTGACGCTCTTCGACCGCGCCGCCATGGACATCTTTGTCTCCCTCATCCTCGTGTACCCCGCGCCGACTCCGTCCAACGAGGCACTCGTGGAGGGCCTGCGCAGGGCTGTCGCGCCGTACCCTCACCTGGCCGGGCGGCTCGCCGTCGACCACTCAGGCAGGCGCTCCATCTACCTCAACAACGACGGCGTGCTTGTCCTGGACACCGAGGTCCCTGTCGATATGGCGAGCGTGGTCGCCGACGGCTGCTTTACCGCCGCCACCGAGGGCCTGTACCCTGCACTGCCACCGCCGGAGGTAATTAGCTTCATCAGTAGGACGGCGACGTCGGGCACCGGCAACTAACAGTTGGCACGTCTGGGACAAGCAGGAGAACGTCGGGGCGGCGCTGCTGCAGATCAAGCTGAACCGGTACAAGTGCGGCGGCCTCGTGATCGGcatcatccaccaccaccacgcagCCGACGGCCGCTCCTTCAGCAACTTCCTCACCACGTGGGCCAGCGCAGTTCGCCAAGCCAGCGAATTCACCGCCCCGTCCCCTTCCCTCGACCGCGCGGCGACCGCCGTGCCTCGGAGCGTGCCGATGCCGGCGTTCGACCACCGGTGCATCGAGTTCAGCGGAGAAGAAGACGGCTGCCGTAGCTCCTCCTACTCCCACCCCACGTGCAAGATCAAGAATCTCACGTTGCGCTTCACGGCCGAGTTCGTCGCAGAGCTCAAGGCCCACGTCGGCACCCCATGCAGCACGTTCCAGTGCCTTCTCGCGCACGTGTGGAAGAAGATCACGGCGGCGCGCGGCCTGAAGCCCGACGAGTTCACGCAGGTCAGGGTGGCCGTGGACTGCCGGGGCAGGGCCAACCGTGCCGTCCCGCCGGACTTCTTCGGGAACATGGTGCTGTGGGCATTCCCGAGGCTCCAAGTCCGGGACGTCCTGGGCTGGACCTACGGCAGCGTGGTAGGCGCCATCCGCGACGCCATTGGGCGTGTCGATGCCGCGTACATCCAGTCGTTCGTGGACTTCGGGAGCGTGGCGGACGCGAACTGGGAGGAGCTCGCGGCGACGGCGCCAACCTCCGGCGCCATGCTCTGTCCGGACCTGGAGGTGGACGGCAGTCTGGGTTTCAGGTTCCACCAGATTGACCTCGGCAGTGGGCCGCCATCCGCGTTCCTCATGCCGGACTTGCCCGTCGAGGGGCTCATGACATTTGTGCCGTCGTGCTCAGCCGAGGGCAGCGTCGACGTCCACATGGCCGTCGCCGAGGATCACGTCGCGGCGCTTGAGCATATATGCTACTCCTTGGACGAAAGAGCTAAACCGAAGTTGTAAAATGCTCCATTAGTTTTGAAGGCCGATCGCTTTGCACACTCACACTATCTCCAAAGTTTGTGATTATTCCATTTTCTTTTTCGGATATATACATGTAACTTAACAACGCTGTGCACTGCAAAGCTAAATTTCATTTCGGCAATCTGTTCAGGTGTAAATGGTACGGATATAGATGGATCGACCATCCTATCAGGAAATAAATGTGTTATTGGACCTGACAAGACAAATACGAACTAGAGGGTTGTTCGGGGGAAAAAAACTTACTTCTCTATCCAAATTGGTATCCATATATAGGTAGCTGCAGCATCCCAGTTATCCGAATCCGCAAGACAATTTTTTCTTAATGAAACTTCTTTAGTTGAAGGCGAATTGGAGCTTGTTTCACTGAACTGATAACAATATAAAAATATTGGATAATTACAAATGATATCGATATCTGACTGAATCAGTCATAATCTGTTAGAAACAATTTCTGCATTCGCATTGGTTTCAGGAATATCCCTATATAATTGTGAATATGGCCACGGAAATGAAAACTCGTATGTATCCGACCACATCCGTAAAGCCTGACTGTTCATGATAGATTTTTTCTTCTTCCATATTGATGGTTGTACAGGTGCATATAGGTGCCGGTATCGACGATTTAATACCAAAATGCAGTTCTACACTGACGCTATGCGGCGTCGTATGCTCAGCCAATAATCTCCTTCCAACGCAGTGAGTACCACTTTAATGATGCTTGAATTTACCCATTATTATGTCATGTCCACCTATTTAGACAGGGAGAGGTACTGCTCTCTTCTACTGTCCCCCATTGTTCCCACGTCCCACCCATCTTTGTGTTCCCTTCTCGCAGTCCTCTACTCTTCCACGACTACCCAACCACCATTTATTCTTTGATTTGTGATATGCAACGACTTTGCTGAATTTACTGTTGAAAACCTTTATGCCCGCTAAGTAGAAGGAAATGTCAGTTAACTCGAAGGTCGACGTGTTTTAAGTAGTAGAGCTTTTACTGTTTTAAATGCTGTTATATTTGTACTTATGAAAGGAACACAATCATATCGCGACTCTTTCCCTCTCGTGACTGGCGGCTAGGGCACTCCACAAAGACATGTACATACAGTTCAAGCGTAAAACAACCTGAAATTTTACCAAATCAGTATGATATATTCCGATGCCCCATTGTCCATATGATCATGAACAGACCTCTCATGCGATGTATTTCTATCAACAAATAAATGTAACCTtccaaaaaagaaaaatgatatatTCAATATAAACAACAATAACTTACTGAATCAAACTTCAGGAAGATCAAATGTTTCAGGTTCGGAACCAGCTGATATCAAATTAAGTTTCAAGTCTTCCAACATATGATAAATATCTTCGCTTTCTGTGTGTAACTTGTCTGCAGTGACAAAGGAATGTACACTGCCATCAACCTCGATCCAGCTGAGCCCAGGCTTCTTCACCACCCTATGCTCCTCCATCCTGCTTCTTGTCCTCTTCAAGTCGTCCCATTGACCAGCACGTGCATAGGCGTTTGATAACAAAACGTACGAGCTGCCATGGCTTGGCTCTGTGTCTGCCAACTTCTGGGCAGCAACCTCTGCCATGTCGACATTGCCATGGGTTTGGCAAGCAGCTAGTATTGAGCTCCACATCACAAAGCCCTGCTCTTCTGGTAGACTGCTAGCGAGGTTGAAGGCTTCTTCCAAGAACCCAGCACGACCAAGAAGATCCACCAAGCAGCCATAGTGCTGGATCGATGGGCTGATACCCATGCTGCGCATTAGGTTGAAGTACCTAAAACCTTCATCAACAAGACCCCCATGGCTGCAGGCATTCAAGACGGCCACGAAGGTGACACCATTCGGCTTGACGCCCAATTGCCTCATCTCGGCAAACAATTTCAGTGCCATCTCTGGGTGACCATGTGCTGCGAAACCCCCAACGACAgaggtccagtgctccacattcttgCTGATGACGCTTGAGAAGCATTGGTATGCCGCACCCATGCACCCACACCTTGTGTACATGTTGATCAGAGCAACACCAAGAGCACCATCCAGTGAGAACTCCCGCCGGATTATATAACCGTGTGCGCTCCTCCCAAATCCAAGCAGACTGAGGCTGCGAACAGCTGATACAAGGCCAACCATCGTGGCCTCATCTGGCATCAAACCATAAACCTCCGTCATCTCAACAAACAACTCCACTGCCTCTTGAGCCCACCCATGCCTCACGAAGCCAGCCATAACAGTATTCCAAGAAGACACATTCCACTCCGGCATTTCCACAAACACCTCCCAGGCGGCATCCAAATCGCCGGCTCTGACAAGACCATCAAGAAGCACGTTCCAAGAAACCAACGTCCTCTCAggcattccatcaaacaccttCCGCGCGTCACCCAGGCGGCCGAGCCGAGCGTAGGCACGGGCGAGGGAGGTGGAGGCGTAGACGCCGGAGACGGAACTAGGGAGCCCGGACTTGACGAGGAGGGCGTGGATCTGCTCGGCTTCGGCCGCGGCCGTCAGCAGCCGCGCGCAGGCCGCGAGGGCGGGCAGCAGGGCGGGGTTGGCGCCGAGGGAGTGCCCGGCGACGTGGTGCACGCGGAAGGCGCGGAGAGCGGCGTCTCcctggggcggcgcggcgcggcatcGGATGGTTGTAGCGCGTTTGAAAGGCGCGGGCTTCCGCGGGAGAAGGGGTGTATCGGGGAAGAGTAGAGTGCAAACGAAGGGGCTCATGGGGGACTACTACACTGTACTACCATGGGCCAATGGTGGTGAGTCCGGTCCTCTTATGATTCTGCGTAGCTGTGTAATAATGTTTTCTTCTTCGAGGCCAATGTATACTCCACATGAAGAGATCTTCTGGCTCCTTCAATCTCCTAGGTCAAGACCACCCACACACGATGCGCTGCACTCCTTCTGGATGCTCTGTGGCGCTAGGGTTCTTCGTCTGTCTTGCGGAAGCCTAAGGTTTCTGGGGAGAGGGTCGTGATGGCTAATTAGGATGAATCGGAAGGATCGAATTGTGGGAAAGAACACGAGGAGAACTTGCTGAGTCGGTTGGACCTCCATGAGGATGAAGAGGAGAATTTTGTTTGGGGGGAAGAATTCAAGGACGAAGTGGTAGAGACCAAGTGGCTTGCAATTGCAAAGGCACACGCTTCAGAAAGCTTTAGTCCTTCAGCTTTGTACTCAGACAAGAGATCAGCTTGAAACCCTGCCAGAGAGGTCCGCTGGCGTAAGATCAATGACAACTTGTTCACGATCCAATTCAGATGTCTTGGAGATTGGATCTTGACTGATGGTTTGTGCAGTATTTCTATGAACGTTCTTGTTGGGTACATGTTTTTTTGAGGCCACTATTCGAGCAAGGTTGTTGGTTGTGATGCtgttgtttctcttgatgcggtgCAACTCGACTCCATCAAACTTTTCTTCAAGCCCTCGGACAGCTCCACAGTATGCTGCCATTTTGTGATCTTTTATGTCGAATGTTGTCGATGTTATTGATCAATGGTATCATCCGATGATAGTTGTGGGGATTAGAACATGTGGAGACCGTCGAGGTGGGTTAGCACACAGAGataagatttagacagcttcgggccccggaaagCATCATCCGATAATAGCCATacgtgttgtttgtggctaggtcttattccGTATGCTCATGGGGGAGTCGCCGTTATGAGTTGGCTCCCCTCTAGTtatgtctagccttagagattctCTCTGTTCTTCTTCTCTCTTAGGCGCCTTGCCCCTCTTTGTATAAGTTGAAGGGGCCagtttacatgtagagtcctagtaggatacAAACTAGCTAGTCTCACCTTTATTACAAGCCAGATATTAGTCTGGGTCTTATTCAAATAGTtggagccggccttctgggccaccCCCATGTTGGGCCACGTTCTACCTCCGTGAGGGTACCCGTGTCCCATATCCACGACAAATGTCTTCATGACTTGCTATACCATGAGGTCGGATTCGCCTCTACATATGAGGCGACAGATCCCCATGGAGGCCGATCGGGTGTCACGCCCTTGCCGTCGGCGAGTTCCGCCGATGGATTTGGGGCCCGAGTCTAGGGTTTGATGCAATGAAGAAGGGGAATTGGGACGGATAGAAGGTAGAAGACGGCAGGAGAGAGTCGTCACAGAGAGAAGAGAATaatcaaattcaaattcaacaTGTCTCTCACTACACACCCCACTGTGCTTATAACAGCGCACTCTGGACTCTTGCTACACCCGGCCCAATACATCACTCGGCCTTAGGCCCACACACTTACGCTCGCGGCCCACCTTCCATTCATTCTTCCCGCGCTATCCTTGTTCCCGCCTTCTCCCTTGGGTTACGTCTCTCGCTCTGCTTGGGCGCTATGGTCAGTGTATCCATGCTGACATTGCCCCCTTCTTGAGAACCAGCTGGTCCCCAGACTGGTGCATCCGGATATCTTGCCTTGATCACTTGGTAATCTTCCCAAGTTGCTGATGAAGACGGCACCGAAGACCACTTGATGAGAACCTGCAACAGAGCTGAGTTCCACTTCTTCACCAGGCGTCGATCCAAGATCTCCTCAGGTACCACCCCTGCCACTAACAGATCTAACGGGACTGGTAGCGTGTGAAACACAGGAGTATGATCTGGTATGTGCGTCTTGAGCTGAGACACATGGAACACTGGATGCACCATGCTTCCTTTTGGTAATTCCAGTCTGTACGCCGCATTGCCCACTTTGTTGATGATCTTATAAGGCCCAAAAAACTTCAGAGCTTGTTTCGGGCATGGGTAATTGACCACTGACGACTGGGCATAGTGCTGGAGACGTAAATATACCATTTCTCCTTCTGAGAACTCTTTGGGTGACCGATTTTTGTCTGCATACTGTTTATATTTGAACTGAGCTCGGGCCAAGCGTACTTTCAGAAGTGCCGTGTGTTGCGTTTGATTAGTGATCCATGCTTGAACGTCCGGATTCAGTGAGGAACTAGCCGCTGGTAGTTGTCCAATCTTTGGATCATGACCATAAAGAGCTTTGAACGGACTGCACCCAATAGCTGAGTGAAAGGAGGTGTTATACCAAAACTCAGCTTGAGGAAGCCAGGCTGCCCATTTTGCAGGAGCATCATGAACTGCACACCGCAAATACATTTCGAGACACTGGTTTACTCGCTCCGTTTgaccatcggtttgaggatgatacgCTGTGCTCATTTGCAGCTCTGTGCCCCAAATCTTGAATAGTTCTCTCCAAAATGCACTTGTAAACACTTTGTCCCGATCAGATACAATGAACAGGGGCAATCCATGTAGTCTGACCACATTGTTGAGAAAAGCTTTGGGAACAGTAGCTGCAGTAAACGGATGTTTGAGAGGAGTAAAGTGAGCTACCTTAGAGAACCTGTCCACCACCACCAGAATTGCACTGTAGCCCTCTGATTTGGGTAGTCCCtcgacaaaatccatgctaatgcaTTGCCAAGGCCCATCAGGAATAGGAAGAGGTTGAAGTAAACCTGGAGACTTGCACATCTCTCCTTGCTTGTTGACATATGCCACACTGCTTGACAAAGTTCTCTACATGTACTTTCATGTTGGGCCAACTGAACAGTTGTTTCACTCTATGGTAAGTGGGCAGAATGCAAGAATGCCCTCCCACTGGAGTTGAATGGAAAGCCTGAATCAATCTGGTCTATAACCCTGCATTAGCTCCTATCCAGATCTTTTCATTGTGCTTTATCAAGTGGTCCTGTAACACAAATCCTGGTACTGACTGAGGGTCTACTGCCAGTTTCTGGAGCATTTCCTGTGCTACAGGGTCTATAGTATAGGAGTTCAGTATTTCCTGAATCCAGACTGGTTGTCCAGCAGAAACTGCAGTCACAGAAAATAGATGTGCTACCCTCGAGAAAGCATCTGCCACAGTATTTTCCACTCCCCTCTTGTATTGGATGGTAAACTGCAGACCCACCAGCTTTGTcattgactttctctgtaaatcaGATGTCAGATGCTGATCTCCCAGATGACAGAGACTCTGATGATCAGTTTTAATTACAAAAGGACCTCTAGATAAGTACTGCCTCCACTTatcaacaaccaccatgattgcTAGAAACTCCTTTTCATATATAGAAATTTTCTGGTTTTTGATGCCCAAGGCTTTACTGTAGAAGGCTATAGGGTGCCCTTCTTGTGTGAGCACAACTCCCACACCAGTGTCACATGCATCAGTTTCCACACAAAAAGTCTTGGAGAAATCTGGAAGTTGCACCACTGGTGTACTGGACATTGCCTTCTTTAATAAGAGGAAAGCTGTTTGAGCCTCTTCACTCCAATGAAAGCTCTGTTTCTTTAGGAGATTTGTAAGTGGTTTTGCCAACAGACCATAATTCTGGACAAATTTTCTATAGTATCCAGTTAGACCCAGAAACCCTCTCAATAACAGAAGTGTTTGTAGGATCTGTTGCTACTCCCTGGTCAGAAATGATATGCCCTAAATGTTCCATAGACTGCTGGGCAAAAGAGCACTTGCTGGCTTTGACATAAAACTGATTTTTCCATAGACTGCTGGGCAAAAGAGTTCCGCCGATGGATTTGGGGCCCGAGTCTAGGGTTTGACGCAATGAAGAAGGGGAATTGGGATGGATAGAAGGTAGAAGACAGCAGGAGAGAGTCGTCACAGAGAGTAGAGAATAATCAGATTCAAATTCAACATGTCTCTCACTACACACACCAACGTGCTTATAACAGTGCACTCTGGACTCTTGCTACACCCGGCCCAATACATCACTCGGCCTTAGGCCCACACACTCACGCTCGCGGCCCACCTTCCATTCATTCTTCCCGCGCTATCCTTGTTCCCGCCTTCTCCCTTGGATTACGTCTCTCGCTCTGCTTGGGCACTATGGTCAGTGTATCGATACTGACATCGAGGAAGTTCTAGCCCCATTGAGGAAGTTCCAGCCCTCTCCCTCTCTGCGACAATCCGTGCATATCTCCTCGCGATGCGAAACAAGCAGGGGCAGATTACTTCTGTCTTCCCCTGCTCATTTAATGTGAACTCAATCGCTCCGAACTGCATGTAGTCCACGTAGGGTGGTGGAGAAACGTTGAAAAGTTTTCCTGAACCATCGATAGCTAGCTCGAAAGAGCCGAACATGAAGGTCTACCCCCGGTGAATCTGTCCACGCCTTCTAGATCTGCACCCCGGGTTAGATCTCCGACCATCACTGCCCCTACAAGGAGCTCCAACTAATGGTGCGAATTCTCGTGAGATCCGTCGGTAGGGTTCCTAGCAGGGTTGGAAGAACCAGGATGGATCCTGCACGCACAATTTACCCGGGTTTAGGCCTCCGgagagtaataccctacatcctgcctTTTCTTGTTACTCACGGTGATACGGTTACTCATGCGGGGGACTACAATGAGGATGGAGATTGCTACCGAGAGTTGTTGTTCTTTAGATGAGATTAGATTCGATACGCTAGGGGCTCCCCAACCTTTCTCCAACGGGCCTTCTCTTTCTCACATTGTCGTTGAGAAGCTTTATCAACAGTTCGATGTTTTTCCAATCTACTACGCAACTTATACCaattagtgatgtctactacgcaactttattcttgtagactcgtgttgggcctccaaacgtagagttttgcaggacagtagcaattttccctcaattggttgacctaaggtttataaatccgtgggaggcgtagg encodes the following:
- the LOC123141752 gene encoding tryptamine benzoyltransferase 1, whose protein sequence is METTGSKMLKPVHSAPHPLAGEMVPLTLFDRAAMDIFVSLILVYPAPTPSNEALVEGLRRAVAPYPHLAGRLAVDHSGRRSIYLNNDGVLVLDTEVPVDMASVVADGCFTAATEGLYPALPPPEENVGAALLQIKLNRYKCGGLVIGIIHHHHAADGRSFSNFLTTWASAVRQASEFTAPSPSLDRAATAVPRSVPMPAFDHRCIEFSGEEDGCRSSSYSHPTCKIKNLTLRFTAEFVAELKAHVGTPCSTFQCLLAHVWKKITAARGLKPDEFTQVRVAVDCRGRANRAVPPDFFGNMVLWAFPRLQVRDVLGWTYGSVVGAIRDAIGRVDAAYIQSFVDFGSVADANWEELAATAPTSGAMLCPDLEVDGSLGFRFHQIDLGSGPPSAFLMPDLPVEGLMTFVPSCSAEGSVDVHMAVAEDHVAALEHICYSLDERAKPKL
- the LOC123141753 gene encoding pentatricopeptide repeat-containing protein At3g22690-like, producing MSPFVCTLLFPDTPLLPRKPAPFKRATTIRCRAAPPQGDAALRAFRVHHVAGHSLGANPALLPALAACARLLTAAAEAEQIHALLVKSGLPSSVSGVYASTSLARAYARLGRLGDARKVFDGMPERTLVSWNVLLDGLVRAGDLDAAWEVFVEMPEWNVSSWNTVMAGFVRHGWAQEAVELFVEMTEVYGLMPDEATMVGLVSAVRSLSLLGFGRSAHGYIIRREFSLDGALGVALINMYTRCGCMGAAYQCFSSVISKNVEHWTSVVGGFAAHGHPEMALKLFAEMRQLGVKPNGVTFVAVLNACSHGGLVDEGFRYFNLMRSMGISPSIQHYGCLVDLLGRAGFLEEAFNLASSLPEEQGFVMWSSILAACQTHGNVDMAEVAAQKLADTEPSHGSSYVLLSNAYARAGQWDDLKRTRSRMEEHRVVKKPGLSWIEVDGSVHSFVTADKLHTESEDIYHMLEDLKLNLISAGSEPETFDLPEV